Proteins from one Bradyrhizobium amphicarpaeae genomic window:
- a CDS encoding DUF6719 family protein, with translation MRILVSAVVLSCFFGLPCSAQTILKSEPLMLAPYEVAFVKDASCPSGKVLKVTGAIRGLHRRKACVPMPGEQASLAAATP, from the coding sequence ATGCGTATCTTGGTGTCGGCAGTGGTGCTCTCTTGCTTCTTTGGCCTGCCGTGCTCTGCACAGACAATCCTCAAATCCGAGCCTCTGATGTTGGCACCTTACGAGGTGGCTTTCGTCAAGGATGCGTCTTGCCCGTCAGGCAAGGTGCTGAAGGTGACAGGCGCGATCCGCGGGCTGCATCGCCGCAAGGCCTGCGTGCCCATGCCGGGTGAGCAGGCTTCGCTGGCGGCCGCGACGCCCTGA
- a CDS encoding ATP-dependent helicase, with protein MATYLDTLNAEQRRAVEHGVADGATVGAPLLVIAGAGSGKTNTLAHRVAHLIVAGADPRRILLMTFSRRAAAEMAGRVERIARKVLGENNAAIMRDALTWAGTFHGIGARLLREYAERIGVDPAFTIHDREDSADLMNLVRHERGLSKTESRFPAKGTCLSIYSRCVNAELEIEKVLGQHYPWCAGWAAELKGLFAAYVEAKQAQHVLDYDDLLLYWSQMMSDALIAEEIGGRFDHVLVDEYQDTNRLQSSILLALKPDGRGLTVVGDDAQSIYSFRAATVRNILDFPQSFSPRAEMITLDRNYRSTQTVLAAANGVIGLARERFTKNLWTDRTASHKPQLVTVHNEADQARYIVEEVLANREQGALLKHQAVLFRTSSHSGPLEIELTRRNIPFVKFGGLKFLDAAHVKDVLALLRFAENPRDRVAGFRILHLLPGIGPATAQRVLDQMTESADPLAVLGQLPVPARAGDDWTAFVRTVENLRYSEWPADLERVRLWYEPHLDRLHEESETRRADLMQLEQIASGYASREKFLTELTLDPPDATSDKSGPPLRDEDYLILSTIHSAKGQEWKSVFVLNVVDGCMPSDLGAGTSAELEEERRLLYVAMTRAKDDLHLVVPQRFFVHGQAAKGDRHVYASRTRFIPEQLVYLFERTAWPKAAAGAARTAAQGPKVDIGARMRGMWR; from the coding sequence GTGGCAACCTATCTGGACACGCTCAATGCGGAGCAGCGCCGCGCCGTCGAGCATGGCGTGGCCGATGGCGCGACCGTGGGCGCCCCCCTGCTGGTCATTGCCGGCGCCGGCTCCGGCAAGACCAATACGCTGGCCCACCGCGTCGCGCATCTGATCGTCGCCGGTGCCGATCCGCGCCGCATCCTGCTGATGACGTTCTCCCGCCGCGCGGCGGCCGAGATGGCCGGCCGGGTCGAGCGCATCGCCCGCAAGGTGCTCGGGGAGAACAACGCCGCGATCATGCGCGATGCCCTCACCTGGGCCGGCACCTTCCATGGCATCGGCGCGCGGCTGCTGCGCGAATATGCCGAACGGATCGGCGTCGATCCCGCCTTCACCATCCACGACCGCGAGGATTCCGCCGACCTGATGAACCTGGTCCGGCACGAGCGTGGCCTGTCGAAGACCGAGAGCCGCTTTCCCGCCAAGGGCACCTGCCTGTCGATCTACTCGCGCTGCGTCAACGCCGAGTTGGAGATCGAGAAGGTGCTCGGCCAACACTACCCCTGGTGTGCGGGGTGGGCTGCCGAGTTGAAGGGACTGTTCGCGGCTTACGTCGAGGCCAAGCAGGCCCAGCACGTGCTCGATTACGACGATCTGCTGCTCTATTGGTCGCAGATGATGAGCGATGCGCTGATCGCCGAGGAGATCGGCGGCCGCTTCGATCACGTGCTGGTCGACGAGTACCAGGACACCAACCGCCTTCAATCCTCGATCCTGCTGGCGCTCAAGCCCGACGGACGCGGCCTCACCGTGGTCGGCGACGACGCCCAGTCGATCTATTCGTTCCGCGCTGCCACGGTCCGCAACATCCTGGACTTTCCGCAGAGCTTCTCGCCGCGCGCGGAGATGATCACGCTCGACCGCAACTACCGCTCGACGCAGACCGTCCTGGCGGCGGCCAACGGCGTCATCGGGCTCGCGCGCGAACGCTTCACCAAGAATCTCTGGACCGACCGCACCGCCTCGCACAAGCCGCAGCTCGTCACCGTGCATAACGAGGCCGACCAAGCGCGCTACATCGTCGAGGAGGTGCTGGCGAACCGCGAGCAAGGCGCGCTGCTCAAGCACCAGGCGGTGCTGTTCCGGACGTCCTCGCATTCCGGCCCGCTCGAGATCGAGCTGACCCGGCGCAACATTCCGTTCGTGAAGTTCGGCGGGCTGAAATTCCTCGATGCCGCGCATGTCAAGGACGTGCTGGCGCTGCTGCGGTTTGCCGAAAATCCGCGCGACCGCGTCGCCGGTTTCCGCATCCTGCATCTGTTGCCGGGCATCGGGCCCGCGACCGCTCAGCGCGTGCTCGACCAGATGACGGAGAGCGCCGACCCGCTTGCCGTGCTCGGCCAGCTGCCGGTGCCCGCAAGGGCCGGCGACGACTGGACCGCCTTCGTCCGCACCGTCGAGAATTTGCGTTACTCGGAATGGCCGGCCGATCTCGAACGCGTGCGGCTGTGGTACGAGCCGCATCTCGATCGCCTCCACGAGGAGTCCGAGACGCGCCGCGCCGATCTGATGCAGCTCGAGCAGATCGCGAGCGGCTATGCCAGCCGCGAAAAGTTCCTGACCGAGCTCACGCTCGACCCGCCGGATGCGACCAGCGACAAATCCGGGCCGCCGTTGCGCGACGAGGACTATCTGATCCTCTCGACCATCCACTCAGCCAAGGGCCAGGAGTGGAAATCGGTGTTCGTGCTCAACGTCGTCGACGGCTGCATGCCGTCGGATCTCGGCGCCGGCACCTCTGCCGAATTGGAAGAGGAGCGCCGCCTGCTCTATGTCGCGATGACGCGCGCCAAGGACGATCTGCATCTCGTCGTGCCCCAGCGCTTCTTCGTCCACGGCCAGGCCGCCAAGGGCGACCGCCACGTCTACGCTTCACGCACCCGCTTCATTCCGGAGCAACTGGTCTACCTGTTCGAACGCACCGCCTGGCCGAAGGCCGCCGCAGGTGCTGCCCGCACCGCGGCGCAGGGGCCGAAGGTCGACATCGGGGCGCGGATGCGCGGGATGTGGCGGTAG
- a CDS encoding outer membrane protein, which yields MKSILLGAAALLALAAPAAAADMQARTYTKAPAYTPPQVIYNWTGFYIGGHVGGAFAGDSSFQSSDARFLGGVQGGFDYQFAPNWVVGIEAQYSWLPTNNNGVTFPFGTQVTSNTDQLGSVTGRIGYTWGPALLYAKGGYAWRNGGLGVNIAGVPQGFTTTGNSKDGYTVGAGLEYMFAPNWSAKAEYQYYNFGSTTFTSGPADIVGVRGREDEHTVKVGVNYRFGWGGPAASRY from the coding sequence ATGAAATCGATTTTGCTGGGTGCAGCCGCTCTGCTTGCATTGGCAGCGCCAGCCGCAGCTGCGGACATGCAGGCGCGCACCTACACCAAGGCTCCGGCCTATACGCCGCCGCAGGTGATTTATAACTGGACCGGTTTCTACATCGGCGGCCATGTCGGCGGCGCGTTTGCCGGCGACAGCAGCTTCCAGTCCAGCGATGCCCGCTTCCTTGGCGGCGTGCAGGGCGGTTTCGACTACCAGTTCGCGCCCAATTGGGTGGTGGGTATCGAGGCCCAGTATTCCTGGCTGCCGACCAACAACAACGGCGTCACGTTCCCGTTCGGCACGCAGGTGACCTCCAATACCGATCAGCTCGGGTCGGTGACCGGCCGCATCGGCTACACCTGGGGTCCGGCGCTGCTCTACGCCAAGGGCGGTTACGCCTGGCGCAATGGCGGCCTGGGCGTCAACATCGCAGGCGTGCCGCAGGGCTTCACCACCACTGGCAACAGCAAGGACGGCTACACCGTCGGCGCCGGCCTAGAATACATGTTCGCGCCGAACTGGTCGGCCAAGGCCGAGTACCAGTACTATAATTTCGGCAGCACCACCTTCACCTCCGGTCCGGCCGACATCGTCGGCGTTCGCGGCCGGGAGGACGAGCATACCGTCAAGGTCGGTGTGAACTACCGCTTCGGCTGGGGCGGTCCGGCGGCCTCGCGCTACTGA
- the ppk2 gene encoding polyphosphate kinase 2, whose translation MAALDSVLKGPPALSPDSEPVQAILTGAAPDDAERLQALLAGKEAKRARRTTSDALADDWRMGGYPYKSRMYRRDYEEQKFVLQTELLKLQNWMKESRQRLVLLFEGRDAAGKGGAIKRFMEHLNPRGARVVALEKPSEVERGQWYFQRYVQHLPTAGEIVLFDRSWYNRAGVERVMSFCSPGEYDEFLRQVPEFERNLARSGLHLIKFWFSVSREEQRRRFKEREGHPLKQWKLSPIDLASLDKWDDYTRAKESMFFHTDTADCPWIVIKSDDKKRARLNAMRYVLHAMPYAGKDSKRIGMIDDLLVGRANVIHEREEHGK comes from the coding sequence ATGGCGGCGCTCGACAGCGTGCTGAAGGGGCCGCCCGCCCTTTCGCCGGACAGCGAGCCGGTGCAGGCCATTCTGACCGGCGCGGCGCCCGACGATGCCGAGCGTCTCCAGGCGCTGCTGGCCGGCAAGGAAGCCAAGCGCGCAAGGCGTACCACCAGCGACGCATTGGCCGACGATTGGCGGATGGGCGGTTACCCCTACAAGTCGCGCATGTATCGCCGCGACTACGAGGAGCAGAAATTCGTCCTGCAGACCGAGCTGCTGAAATTGCAGAACTGGATGAAGGAGAGCCGGCAGCGCCTCGTCCTGTTGTTCGAGGGGCGCGACGCCGCCGGCAAGGGCGGTGCGATCAAGCGCTTCATGGAACATCTCAATCCGCGTGGCGCGCGTGTCGTGGCACTGGAAAAACCGAGCGAGGTCGAGCGCGGCCAATGGTACTTCCAGCGCTACGTGCAGCATCTGCCGACCGCCGGCGAGATCGTGCTGTTCGACCGCAGCTGGTACAACCGTGCCGGCGTCGAGCGCGTGATGAGCTTCTGCTCGCCTGGAGAGTACGACGAATTCCTGCGTCAGGTCCCCGAGTTCGAACGCAATCTCGCGCGCAGCGGCCTGCACCTCATCAAGTTCTGGTTCTCGGTCAGCCGCGAGGAGCAGCGCCGGCGCTTCAAGGAGCGTGAAGGCCATCCGCTGAAGCAGTGGAAGCTGTCACCGATCGACCTCGCCTCGCTCGACAAATGGGACGATTACACCCGCGCCAAGGAATCCATGTTCTTCCACACCGATACGGCGGACTGTCCCTGGATCGTCATCAAGTCCGACGACAAGAAGCGCGCCCGCCTCAACGCCATGCGCTACGTGCTTCATGCGATGCCCTATGCCGGCAAGGACAGCAAACGCATCGGCATGATCGACGATCTCCTGGTCGGGCGCGCCAACGTGATCCACGAGCGGGAAGAGCATGGGAAGTAG
- a CDS encoding NADPH:quinone oxidoreductase family protein → MKAVVVEQYAPIDQIELKDVPSPSMEPGQLRVRVESAGIGFVDGLKIEGRYQTKDPLPFIPGTEFAGVVTDAPGAPGGYQAGTRVMGMTRSGALAEEIVVKPEALHPLPDGVAAEVAASFRANYLTALYALSARASLVAGEQLLVLGAAGGTGTAAVQIGKLLGARVIAAASTPEKRDFARAHGADAVIDYTQTGWRDTLKELTDGHGADVIFDPVGGEISVQAFRSIAWRGRHLVVGFAAGAIPALPFNLPLLKGGALLGVDLAQIATREPDVQKRLMSELIGWLADGKLKPAVGRVFALEDFREAFKTMQTRAALGKMVVRIAR, encoded by the coding sequence ATGAAAGCCGTCGTCGTCGAACAATACGCGCCGATCGATCAGATCGAACTGAAGGACGTTCCGTCCCCGTCCATGGAGCCGGGACAGTTGCGCGTCCGCGTCGAATCCGCGGGGATCGGCTTTGTCGACGGCCTGAAGATCGAGGGACGCTACCAAACCAAGGATCCCCTGCCCTTCATCCCCGGCACGGAGTTCGCGGGGGTGGTGACGGACGCGCCAGGCGCGCCCGGCGGCTATCAAGCCGGCACGCGCGTCATGGGGATGACGCGGTCGGGCGCGCTGGCCGAAGAGATCGTCGTCAAGCCTGAAGCACTCCACCCGCTGCCCGACGGCGTCGCGGCCGAAGTCGCCGCCTCGTTTCGCGCCAATTATCTCACCGCCCTCTATGCGCTGAGCGCGCGCGCCTCGCTGGTCGCCGGCGAGCAGCTTCTGGTGCTGGGTGCGGCCGGCGGCACCGGAACCGCGGCTGTGCAGATCGGCAAGCTGCTCGGCGCCCGCGTGATCGCCGCCGCATCGACACCGGAGAAGCGCGACTTCGCGCGGGCGCACGGAGCCGACGCGGTGATCGACTACACGCAGACAGGCTGGCGCGACACGCTCAAGGAGCTGACCGACGGACACGGCGCCGACGTGATCTTCGATCCCGTCGGCGGCGAAATTTCGGTGCAGGCGTTTCGGTCCATCGCTTGGCGCGGACGCCATCTCGTGGTCGGCTTTGCCGCCGGCGCCATTCCCGCATTGCCGTTCAATCTGCCGCTTCTCAAGGGCGGTGCCCTGCTCGGCGTCGACCTCGCGCAGATCGCCACCCGCGAGCCCGACGTTCAGAAGCGTCTGATGTCGGAGCTGATCGGCTGGCTCGCCGACGGCAAGCTGAAGCCCGCGGTCGGCCGCGTCTTCGCGCTCGAGGATTTTCGCGAGGCGTTCAAGACGATGCAGACGCGAGCAGCCCTCGGCAAGATGGTGGTGCGAATCGCGCGATAG
- a CDS encoding class I SAM-dependent methyltransferase, with product MISKRPPVLAHERFAADRDNFSGLDLAARFERIERTNLWGAATSVSGLGSEDPATAAIRDALPSLLQRLGARSLLDAPCGDAGWIGRINLDLDYIGIDIVPSLIETNNARAARGELAGRFLVADITRDALPRADMILCRDCLVHLSFQNIARAIARFRESGAQFLLVTTFPEFEDNRDCEDGDWRALNMAKAPFGWPVPRELIDERCEEGDGGWRDKSLGLWRLDELPEIVLERWLA from the coding sequence ATGATCTCCAAGCGTCCCCCCGTGCTCGCCCACGAGCGCTTCGCCGCCGACCGCGACAATTTCTCAGGGCTCGATCTCGCCGCCCGGTTCGAGCGGATCGAGCGCACCAACCTTTGGGGGGCCGCGACTTCCGTGTCGGGCCTTGGCTCCGAGGACCCTGCGACCGCCGCGATCCGGGACGCGCTTCCTTCGCTGCTGCAGCGGCTCGGCGCGCGCTCGCTGCTCGATGCGCCCTGCGGCGACGCCGGCTGGATCGGCCGCATCAATCTCGATCTCGATTACATCGGCATCGACATTGTGCCGTCGCTGATCGAGACCAACAATGCGCGTGCGGCGCGCGGCGAACTCGCCGGCCGCTTCCTGGTGGCCGACATCACGCGCGATGCCCTGCCGCGCGCCGACATGATCCTGTGCCGGGATTGCCTGGTGCATCTGAGTTTTCAGAACATCGCGCGCGCCATCGCTCGGTTTCGCGAGAGCGGCGCGCAATTCCTGCTCGTCACGACGTTTCCGGAATTTGAGGACAATCGGGATTGCGAGGATGGCGACTGGCGCGCGCTCAACATGGCGAAGGCCCCGTTCGGCTGGCCGGTGCCGCGCGAATTGATCGACGAGCGCTGCGAGGAGGGCGATGGCGGCTGGCGCGACAAGAGTCTCGGGCTCTGGCGGCTGGACGAGCTGCCGGAAATCGTTCTTGAGCGATGGTTGGCATGA
- a CDS encoding LLM class flavin-dependent oxidoreductase → MTAPLQFGLDTFGDVTKDAAGAMLPHAQVIRNVVDEAVLADELGLDFIGLGEHHRADFAISSPETVLAAIAARTQRIHLGSAVTVLSSDDPIRVFQRFATLDALSNGRAEVILGRGSFTESFPLFGFDLRKYEELFEEKLDLFAALLPQQPVSWEGKLRPPLRDQLVYPPVEHGTLKTWIGVGGSPQSVVRAAHYDLPLMLAIIGGDPARFAPFVDLHHRAAKEFGRTAQPIGVHSPGYVAETDEEAREQLWPDYKAMRDRIGKERGWPPMGRDEFVSEVEHGSLYAGSPETVARKIARTAKTLGISRFQLKYSAGPLPHEKLMKSIELYGEKVMPLVREMLAA, encoded by the coding sequence ATGACCGCACCGCTTCAATTCGGACTGGACACCTTTGGCGACGTGACAAAGGACGCCGCCGGCGCCATGCTTCCGCATGCGCAGGTGATCCGCAACGTCGTCGACGAAGCCGTGCTGGCAGACGAGCTCGGCCTCGACTTCATCGGCCTTGGCGAGCACCACCGCGCCGATTTTGCGATCTCCTCGCCGGAGACCGTGCTCGCGGCGATCGCGGCGCGCACCCAGCGCATCCATCTCGGCTCTGCCGTGACGGTGCTGTCTTCGGACGATCCGATCCGCGTGTTCCAGCGCTTTGCCACGCTGGATGCGCTCTCGAACGGACGCGCGGAAGTGATCCTCGGCCGCGGCTCGTTCACGGAATCCTTTCCGCTGTTCGGCTTCGACTTGCGCAAATACGAAGAGCTGTTCGAGGAGAAACTCGACCTGTTCGCCGCGCTCCTGCCGCAGCAGCCGGTGAGCTGGGAGGGCAAGCTGCGTCCGCCGCTGCGGGATCAGCTGGTCTATCCGCCGGTCGAGCACGGCACGCTCAAGACCTGGATCGGCGTCGGCGGCAGCCCGCAATCGGTGGTGCGCGCCGCGCATTACGATTTGCCTTTGATGCTCGCCATCATCGGCGGTGATCCCGCGCGCTTTGCGCCCTTCGTCGATCTCCATCACCGTGCCGCCAAGGAATTCGGCCGCACCGCGCAGCCGATCGGCGTGCACTCGCCCGGCTATGTCGCCGAGACGGACGAAGAAGCGCGCGAGCAGCTGTGGCCCGACTACAAGGCCATGCGCGACCGCATCGGCAAGGAGCGCGGCTGGCCGCCGATGGGCCGCGACGAGTTCGTGAGCGAGGTCGAGCACGGCTCGCTCTATGCCGGCTCGCCGGAGACGGTGGCACGCAAGATCGCCAGGACGGCGAAGACGCTCGGCATATCGCGGTTCCAGCTGAAATATTCGGCCGGGCCCCTGCCGCACGAGAAGCTGATGAAGAGCATCGAGCTCTATGGGGAGAAGGTGATGCCGCTGGTCCGGGAGATGCTTGCCGCTTGA
- a CDS encoding c-type cytochrome, whose translation MFVAILVTLSASSVGAVDGSTALSELMTRLQLQHAKLWFAGKLSNWGLAAYELRQMDANLEAASRMVADPSHAIRAREQLQAVGRALQSKDVTAFTKSYATLTTECNGCHRSSGYAAIAIQIPLTLPVPNQLFVDQVAEGRALAHSTCGTCHIVADATKEPSTLRPPTPAFPDIVRRPSFSADGLRLLLASNHRHVGPDQAMPNPRLSEQQIEAIVAYLETLRAGLSR comes from the coding sequence ATGTTTGTCGCGATCCTCGTAACGCTTTCGGCCTCCAGCGTCGGGGCTGTCGATGGGTCCACTGCCCTGTCCGAGTTGATGACGCGACTTCAGCTTCAGCATGCAAAATTGTGGTTTGCCGGCAAGCTGAGCAATTGGGGCCTGGCAGCCTACGAGCTTCGACAGATGGATGCCAATCTCGAGGCCGCGAGCAGAATGGTAGCCGATCCGTCGCATGCCATTCGTGCGAGGGAGCAGCTTCAGGCCGTTGGGCGGGCTCTACAATCCAAGGACGTGACCGCATTCACCAAGTCGTACGCAACCCTGACAACCGAATGTAACGGTTGCCACAGAAGCAGTGGGTATGCCGCTATTGCAATCCAGATCCCGCTGACATTGCCGGTTCCGAACCAATTGTTTGTCGATCAAGTGGCGGAGGGACGAGCCCTCGCCCACTCGACTTGCGGGACATGCCACATCGTCGCTGACGCCACAAAGGAGCCCTCGACGCTTCGACCGCCGACGCCCGCCTTCCCGGATATCGTGAGGCGACCGTCGTTTTCCGCCGATGGGCTCCGACTGTTGCTGGCGTCAAATCATCGCCACGTGGGACCCGACCAAGCCATGCCAAATCCGAGGCTTTCGGAGCAGCAGATCGAAGCCATCGTCGCCTACCTGGAGACGCTCCGAGCAGGCCTCTCTCGCTGA
- a CDS encoding class I SAM-dependent methyltransferase has product MNEDVSDGWAASADAWIVEQGQDGDYGRRFVLDAPMRARIEGRGFRNALDVGCGEGRFCRIMQRAGIRTIGIDPTEALLARARELDPDGDYRLGRAETMDVEASHDLVVSYLTLIDMPDLGAAIAGMVRALRPGGTLLIANMTSFNTAGPPTGWTRDHDGTPRFIIDNYMDERATWVSWRGVRILNWHRPLSTYMTLLLDHGLQLRLFSEPQPTGGTPEQVARHRRVPYFHIMEWQKPD; this is encoded by the coding sequence ATGAATGAGGATGTCAGCGACGGCTGGGCCGCGTCCGCGGACGCATGGATCGTCGAGCAAGGACAAGACGGCGATTACGGCCGCCGCTTCGTGCTCGACGCGCCGATGCGGGCGCGGATCGAAGGCCGCGGATTCCGCAATGCGCTCGATGTCGGATGCGGGGAAGGGCGCTTCTGCCGCATCATGCAGCGCGCCGGCATCCGCACCATCGGCATCGATCCAACCGAAGCCCTGCTGGCGCGCGCCAGGGAGCTGGACCCGGACGGCGACTATCGGCTCGGCCGCGCCGAGACGATGGATGTCGAAGCGTCACATGATCTCGTCGTCAGCTATCTCACCCTGATCGACATGCCCGATCTCGGCGCGGCCATCGCCGGCATGGTGAGGGCACTGCGGCCCGGCGGCACGTTGCTGATCGCCAACATGACCAGCTTCAATACCGCCGGCCCACCCACCGGCTGGACGCGCGATCACGACGGCACCCCGCGCTTCATCATCGATAACTACATGGACGAACGCGCGACCTGGGTCAGCTGGCGCGGCGTCCGGATCCTGAACTGGCATCGGCCGCTCAGCACCTATATGACGCTGCTGCTCGATCACGGTCTCCAGCTGCGCCTGTTCAGCGAGCCCCAACCGACGGGCGGCACGCCCGAGCAGGTCGCCCGGCATCGCCGCGTGCCTTACTTCCACATCATGGAGTGGCAGAAGCCGGATTGA
- the rlmB gene encoding 23S rRNA (guanosine(2251)-2'-O)-methyltransferase RlmB has product MKDKKFTPRDPRGGAKPFNRTGKSGGRPAWRDRDSHADGPVILYGWHTVTMALTNPARQIRKLTLTENAAKRLADENIATRVTPEIVRPQEIDRLLSPDAVHQGLLAEADPLPSPDIEDLAQEGMVLVLDQITDPHNVGAILRSAAAFAVKAIVTTARHSPEATGVLAKAASGALELVPMVTVQNLARALTTLNEIGFQTVGLDSEGSEDLSDVALREPLALVLGAEGKGLRQLTRETCSVVARLDMPGEIKSLNVSNAAVLSLYVGASRLGLMKR; this is encoded by the coding sequence ATGAAGGACAAGAAATTCACCCCCAGGGACCCGCGCGGCGGGGCTAAGCCCTTCAACAGAACAGGGAAATCGGGCGGCCGGCCGGCCTGGCGCGACCGCGATTCGCATGCCGACGGGCCGGTCATCCTCTATGGCTGGCACACCGTCACCATGGCGCTGACCAATCCGGCGCGGCAGATCCGCAAGCTGACACTGACCGAGAATGCCGCCAAGCGGCTCGCGGACGAGAATATCGCAACCCGCGTCACCCCCGAGATCGTGCGTCCCCAGGAGATCGACCGCCTGCTCTCGCCGGACGCCGTGCATCAGGGCCTGCTCGCCGAGGCCGATCCCCTGCCCTCGCCGGACATCGAAGACCTGGCGCAGGAAGGCATGGTCCTGGTGCTCGACCAGATCACCGATCCCCACAATGTCGGCGCCATCCTGCGCTCGGCCGCGGCGTTCGCGGTGAAGGCGATCGTCACCACCGCGCGCCACAGCCCGGAAGCAACCGGCGTGCTCGCCAAGGCCGCCTCGGGCGCGCTGGAGCTGGTACCAATGGTGACCGTGCAGAACCTCGCGCGCGCCCTGACCACGCTGAACGAGATCGGCTTCCAGACCGTCGGCCTCGACAGCGAAGGCAGCGAGGACCTCTCGGACGTCGCGCTGCGCGAACCGCTCGCACTGGTGTTGGGGGCCGAAGGCAAAGGCCTCAGGCAATTGACCCGCGAGACCTGCAGCGTCGTGGCGCGGCTCGACATGCCCGGCGAGATCAAGAGCCTCAACGTGTCGAACGCCGCCGTGCTCTCGCTCTATGTCGGCGCGAGCCGGCTGGGGCTGATGAAGCGGTAA
- a CDS encoding CBS domain-containing protein — MRAQQIMSRRVVTVRPEAPIGDAIKLMLAQHISGLPVVDSSGKLVGILCENDFLRRAEIGTEHERNRLLTLLLGADRIAGEFVKEHGRKVEQVMTRQPVTTSEQAPLEEVADLMERGRLNHLPVMRDGRIVGIITRSDFVSAVAGPLANNSGYSEDDDQVRRSVLAALARIPWQPVGLNVSVRNGTVTLRGVVKAGNAHRAVIVACETVPNVRSVEDRLSIGPAHPDPEDDYGGGDFVSLQMEPSTLDDEPL; from the coding sequence ATGCGCGCACAACAGATAATGTCCCGGCGGGTGGTCACCGTAAGGCCCGAAGCGCCGATTGGCGATGCCATCAAATTGATGCTTGCGCAGCACATCAGTGGTTTGCCGGTCGTGGACTCGAGCGGGAAGCTCGTTGGTATCTTGTGTGAAAACGATTTTCTCAGACGAGCCGAAATCGGCACGGAGCATGAGCGCAATCGGCTGCTCACGCTCCTGCTTGGCGCCGACCGCATCGCCGGCGAGTTCGTGAAGGAACACGGACGCAAGGTCGAGCAGGTCATGACCCGCCAGCCGGTAACCACCAGCGAACAGGCGCCGCTGGAGGAGGTCGCGGATTTGATGGAGCGAGGACGCCTGAATCATCTGCCGGTCATGCGCGACGGTCGCATCGTCGGCATCATCACCCGCTCTGATTTCGTGTCAGCGGTCGCTGGCCCGCTGGCGAACAACTCCGGCTATTCGGAAGATGACGATCAGGTTCGTCGATCAGTTCTCGCCGCGTTGGCCAGGATACCGTGGCAACCGGTCGGTCTGAACGTCAGCGTGAGGAACGGCACGGTCACGTTACGTGGCGTTGTCAAGGCCGGGAACGCACACCGGGCTGTCATCGTAGCGTGCGAGACCGTTCCCAACGTTCGGTCGGTGGAAGACCGTCTTTCCATCGGGCCTGCTCATCCCGATCCGGAAGACGATTACGGCGGAGGCGATTTCGTTTCGCTTCAAATGGAGCCGTCCACACTGGACGACGAGCCGCTCTAG